Proteins from a genomic interval of Desulfurobacterium sp. TC5-1:
- the plsY gene encoding glycerol-3-phosphate 1-O-acyltransferase PlsY: MDSATLKVLIVVLSFLSGSIPFGYIIGKLKGVDVRKYGSGNIGATNVSRVLGKKVGLLVLILDALKGAIPVLVVKSVGLPLHYQLMAALFAVLGHCFSPFLRFRGGKGVATGIGAFLVISPINALLAVCVFIFIFTITRYVSLSSITAVATYIVAFKFLVSPCPDHFFFVAVAGFVIIAKHYANIVRLIKGEEKKYGS; encoded by the coding sequence ATGGATAGTGCTACGTTAAAGGTTTTGATAGTTGTTCTTTCGTTTCTTTCAGGTTCCATCCCTTTTGGCTACATAATAGGGAAACTAAAAGGTGTTGACGTTAGAAAGTACGGAAGTGGAAATATTGGTGCTACAAATGTTTCAAGAGTTTTAGGAAAAAAAGTTGGCCTTTTAGTTCTGATACTTGATGCACTGAAAGGTGCTATTCCCGTTCTGGTTGTAAAATCTGTCGGACTGCCGCTTCACTATCAGCTTATGGCAGCTCTTTTTGCCGTTTTAGGTCATTGCTTTTCACCGTTTTTAAGGTTTAGAGGAGGAAAAGGAGTCGCAACAGGTATAGGTGCATTTCTGGTTATTTCACCGATAAATGCTCTTCTTGCGGTGTGCGTTTTTATTTTCATTTTTACCATTACAAGGTATGTTTCACTTAGTTCAATAACGGCAGTTGCAACGTACATTGTGGCTTTTAAATTTCTTGTTTCTCCCTGTCCTGACCATTTCTTTTTTGTAGCCGTTGCAGGTTTTGTAATAATAGCTAAACACTACGCTAATATCGTGAGACTCATTAAAGGCGAGGAAAAGAAGTATGGATCTTAA
- a CDS encoding polyprenyl synthetase family protein, with protein sequence MDLKMYLKERKAFIDEILTDYLPEEPPFGKRLYEAVKYSLTVGGKRLRPILCMAGCEIVGGDIEKAVPVAVALEMIHTYSLVHDDLPAMDNDTLRRGHPTTWKKFDEATAILAGDALLNRAFEVLADCSLNSELKLKVISEIGKAAGMLGMVLGQQCDMEAEGRKDVSLEELEFIHRHKTGALITASVVSGGIVGGGSEDEIEVLRNYGQLIGYAFQIIDDVLDVIGDQSKIGKNVGSDVEKGKVTFVTFYGVEGAKKKAEEAVNKAVSLLGIFDEEKREPLERIARFIVEREY encoded by the coding sequence ATGGATCTTAAGATGTATCTTAAAGAGAGAAAAGCTTTCATAGATGAAATTTTGACAGATTATCTTCCTGAGGAGCCGCCGTTTGGTAAGAGGCTTTACGAGGCGGTAAAGTATTCTCTTACTGTTGGTGGAAAGAGGTTAAGACCAATACTTTGTATGGCCGGTTGTGAGATTGTCGGAGGAGATATAGAAAAGGCTGTTCCTGTTGCTGTGGCGCTTGAGATGATTCACACCTATTCTCTCGTCCATGATGACCTTCCTGCCATGGATAACGATACGTTAAGGCGGGGACATCCAACAACCTGGAAAAAGTTTGATGAAGCTACGGCAATTTTAGCAGGAGATGCTCTTTTGAACAGGGCTTTTGAGGTTTTAGCCGATTGTTCTCTTAATTCGGAATTAAAGTTAAAGGTTATCTCTGAAATTGGAAAGGCTGCCGGCATGCTTGGTATGGTGTTGGGACAGCAGTGTGATATGGAAGCAGAAGGGAGAAAGGATGTATCACTTGAAGAGCTTGAATTTATTCACAGACACAAGACAGGTGCCTTGATAACCGCTTCTGTTGTTTCAGGTGGTATTGTCGGTGGTGGCAGTGAAGATGAGATAGAGGTTTTGAGAAACTATGGGCAGCTTATTGGTTATGCCTTTCAGATAATAGACGATGTTCTTGATGTTATTGGTGACCAGTCAAAGATAGGAAAGAATGTAGGTTCTGATGTTGAAAAGGGAAAGGTTACGTTTGTTACCTTCTACGGCGTGGAAGGAGCAAAGAAAAAGGCTGAAGAGGCTGTAAATAAAGCAGTTAGCCTGCTTGGGATTTTTGATGAGGAAAAGAGAGAACCTCTTGAACGGATAGCCCGTTTCATAGTGGAGCGGGAGTATTGA
- the dxs gene encoding 1-deoxy-D-xylulose-5-phosphate synthase translates to MILDRVNGPEDLKKLSINELKQLSEELRKYIIDVVTKTGGHLASSLGVVELTIALLKVFSPPEDEIVWDVGHQAYSYKILTDRKDRFPTLRQYKGISGFPSIKESPYDAFGAGHSSISISAALGIKVAKRLKGEKGKVIAVIGDGALTAGEAYEGLNNAGQLKEDLIVILNDNRMSISPNIGAMANYLIRVTTDEWLRKTKGHFEKVVKKIFGERIYKRMKRFEDLIVKGLFPPGMLFEELGFRYIGPVDGHNLETLIPVLENVSKMKGPTLVHVLTKKGKGYEPAEKRPDKFHGVPKKKISVSVEKPIPKWTSVFSDALIELASKDERIVAITAAMPSGTGLDKFQERFPDRYFDVGIAEQHAVTFGAGLAKKGLRPVVAIYSTFLQRAYDQIIHDVALQELPVIFAIDRGGIVGEDGATHHGVFDLSYLRIVPNVIVSAPKDENELRNLLYTAVKSKLPFAIRYPRGAATGVDIESGFKDIPIGSWEILKEGKDLAVIAAGWEVNQALEAAKELEKKGLSVTVVNARFIKPIDEVLLTDIAKKHSLIITVEENTVKGGLGGAVDEFLSSWYDGKVYNIGVPDMFIEHGDQMLLREKLGLTGKEIAERIMKILRGREVTA, encoded by the coding sequence TTGATTTTGGATAGAGTGAACGGTCCTGAAGATTTAAAAAAACTTTCCATAAATGAGTTAAAACAGCTTTCAGAAGAACTGAGAAAGTACATAATAGATGTTGTAACCAAAACAGGAGGACATCTTGCATCTTCTTTGGGTGTTGTTGAACTTACAATAGCACTTTTAAAGGTTTTTTCGCCGCCTGAAGATGAGATAGTATGGGATGTCGGACATCAAGCCTACTCTTACAAGATCCTTACAGACAGAAAAGATAGATTTCCAACGCTCAGACAGTATAAAGGTATTTCAGGCTTCCCGTCAATAAAAGAGAGTCCCTATGATGCCTTTGGTGCGGGTCATAGCAGTATTTCCATATCAGCAGCTCTTGGAATAAAAGTTGCAAAGAGGCTTAAAGGCGAAAAGGGAAAGGTTATTGCCGTAATTGGTGACGGTGCCTTAACGGCAGGTGAGGCTTATGAAGGTCTAAACAACGCCGGCCAGCTGAAGGAGGATTTAATTGTTATCCTTAACGACAACAGGATGTCTATATCGCCAAACATCGGTGCCATGGCAAACTACCTTATTAGAGTCACTACCGATGAGTGGCTCAGAAAGACGAAGGGACATTTTGAAAAGGTTGTTAAAAAGATTTTTGGTGAACGTATATACAAGCGAATGAAGCGTTTTGAAGACTTAATAGTTAAGGGATTGTTTCCTCCAGGTATGCTTTTTGAAGAACTTGGTTTTAGATACATAGGTCCTGTTGATGGTCACAATCTGGAGACGCTTATTCCCGTTCTTGAAAATGTTTCGAAAATGAAAGGACCTACGCTCGTTCACGTTTTAACTAAAAAAGGCAAAGGATATGAACCGGCAGAGAAAAGACCGGACAAGTTTCACGGTGTTCCAAAGAAAAAGATATCCGTTTCTGTTGAAAAGCCCATTCCAAAGTGGACTTCAGTCTTTTCGGACGCTCTTATAGAGCTTGCCAGTAAAGATGAGAGAATTGTTGCAATAACGGCTGCCATGCCTTCGGGAACGGGACTTGATAAGTTTCAGGAAAGGTTTCCAGACAGGTACTTTGATGTAGGTATTGCCGAACAGCACGCCGTTACATTTGGAGCCGGACTTGCAAAGAAGGGGCTAAGACCTGTGGTTGCCATATATTCAACGTTCCTTCAGAGGGCTTACGACCAGATTATCCACGATGTTGCACTTCAGGAACTTCCCGTTATTTTTGCAATTGATAGAGGCGGTATTGTGGGCGAAGATGGTGCAACGCATCACGGTGTTTTTGACCTTTCCTACCTTCGAATAGTGCCAAACGTTATTGTTTCTGCACCAAAAGATGAAAATGAGTTGAGAAATCTCTTATACACCGCTGTTAAGTCAAAACTTCCATTTGCCATAAGGTATCCTCGAGGAGCTGCAACGGGTGTCGATATAGAAAGCGGTTTTAAAGATATTCCGATAGGAAGCTGGGAAATTTTAAAGGAAGGAAAGGACCTTGCTGTTATTGCTGCGGGATGGGAGGTAAATCAGGCCCTTGAAGCGGCAAAAGAACTTGAGAAGAAAGGTTTAAGCGTTACGGTTGTCAATGCAAGATTTATAAAGCCGATTGATGAGGTTCTTTTAACCGATATAGCAAAGAAGCACAGTCTTATCATAACAGTTGAAGAGAACACAGTTAAGGGTGGTCTTGGCGGTGCTGTTGATGAGTTTTTAAGTAGCTGGTATGACGGGAAAGTTTATAACATTGGGGTTCCTGACATGTTTATAGAACATGGTGACCAGATGCTGTTGAGGGAAAAGTTGGGATTAACAGGAAAAGAGATAGCAGAAAGGATAATGAAGATTTTAAGGGGAAGGGAGGTTACTGCTTAA
- the rapZ gene encoding RNase adapter RapZ has product MKEAKKIIIITGLSGGGKSTAAKYLEDLEFYCIDNIPPDLIPNLFHLISENPEIHRAALVLDIRNPKFRELAGGMLRRLKKEFPEVEVWFFKADEKTLIKRFSETRRPHPLQRYESEKSLQKLIEEEIEYLKPVEEEATKIIDTSHMTPHELKQLIKDLIAGGKGTFKITFLSFGFKYGIPQEADNVFDVRFLPNPHFVPELRAKTGMDREVKEFILKFPETLSFIEKLKDLISFTIPHYYKEGKSYLTFAVGCTGGQHRSVAIAEILAEAAAKEFPDFDIFVEHREQKERKKVKQ; this is encoded by the coding sequence ATGAAAGAAGCAAAAAAGATAATTATAATAACCGGACTCTCAGGAGGCGGAAAATCTACCGCCGCTAAATACCTTGAAGATCTTGAGTTCTATTGTATAGACAATATTCCACCAGACCTCATCCCAAACCTTTTCCACCTTATAAGCGAAAATCCTGAAATTCACAGAGCCGCTCTCGTTCTTGATATAAGAAATCCAAAATTCAGAGAACTTGCAGGTGGCATGCTCAGAAGATTAAAGAAAGAGTTTCCTGAAGTTGAAGTCTGGTTCTTTAAAGCTGACGAAAAAACACTTATAAAACGGTTCAGTGAAACAAGAAGGCCACATCCACTTCAAAGATATGAATCTGAAAAAAGTCTTCAAAAACTTATAGAAGAAGAAATTGAATACCTGAAACCTGTAGAAGAAGAGGCGACAAAAATTATAGATACATCCCATATGACGCCTCACGAACTCAAACAGCTTATAAAAGACCTCATAGCCGGTGGAAAGGGAACGTTCAAGATAACGTTTCTATCCTTTGGCTTTAAGTACGGCATACCACAGGAAGCAGACAACGTTTTTGACGTAAGATTTCTTCCAAATCCCCACTTTGTCCCTGAACTTAGGGCAAAAACGGGAATGGATAGAGAGGTAAAAGAGTTTATTCTTAAATTTCCTGAAACACTATCTTTCATAGAAAAACTGAAGGATCTTATCTCCTTCACAATTCCACACTACTACAAAGAAGGAAAAAGTTATCTAACTTTTGCCGTTGGATGCACTGGCGGACAGCACCGTTCAGTGGCAATTGCCGAAATTCTTGCGGAAGCAGCCGCAAAAGAGTTTCCCGACTTTGATATATTTGTGGAACACAGGGAACAGAAAGAAAGAAAAAAAGTTAAGCAGTAA
- a CDS encoding ATP/GTP-binding protein, with translation MKKVFILFFLIFTCSSSAATLKTPESAQIYHGKIYVSNIGNLPPSAKDGDGFIAVLNLNGNFNKILTKELNAPKGITFAKGKLFVTDIDRVLEIDPHSGKVEKIIPIKGSQFLNDITTNGKELFISDTQTNTIYKIPLSTFEPEVFIKSPLLEGPNGLIFKGNTLLCVTWNTGKVLVIKNGKIETLCKVNGNLDGIVVTDKGNVLFSDFKNGIIYKLENNKAIPVFKGLITPADIGYKNGILTVPQFYTNSVKILKVKR, from the coding sequence ATGAAAAAGGTGTTTATATTGTTCTTTTTGATCTTTACCTGTTCATCTTCCGCAGCAACGTTAAAAACGCCGGAGAGTGCCCAGATTTATCATGGAAAAATATACGTTTCAAACATAGGCAACCTTCCTCCATCTGCAAAAGATGGAGATGGATTCATAGCAGTTTTAAATCTTAACGGAAATTTCAATAAAATTCTCACAAAGGAATTAAACGCTCCAAAAGGAATAACATTTGCAAAAGGAAAACTGTTTGTAACAGACATAGACAGAGTTTTAGAAATAGACCCTCACAGCGGAAAAGTAGAAAAAATAATTCCGATCAAAGGTTCTCAATTTTTAAATGACATAACAACAAACGGTAAAGAACTGTTTATCTCTGACACACAGACAAATACCATCTACAAAATTCCTCTATCAACCTTTGAACCGGAAGTTTTTATCAAATCTCCACTTCTTGAAGGACCAAATGGACTGATATTTAAAGGAAACACGCTACTGTGTGTAACATGGAATACAGGAAAGGTATTGGTAATAAAAAACGGCAAGATAGAAACTCTCTGTAAGGTCAACGGAAACCTTGACGGAATAGTCGTAACAGATAAAGGAAACGTTCTCTTTTCAGACTTCAAAAACGGCATTATCTATAAATTAGAAAACAACAAAGCCATACCTGTTTTTAAAGGCTTAATCACACCAGCGGACATAGGATACAAAAATGGTATACTAACCGTACCTCAATTTTATACTAATAGTGTTAAAATTTTAAAGGTTAAAAGATGA
- a CDS encoding NAD(+)/NADH kinase — protein sequence MTTEKRKAKYRNIGIISNPTKRDAAEGVKKIISLLLEKGAVVWTEEETASLLPQEMVKKVKVVDRVCLPDKIEVMIVLGGDGTFLNVARLIDKKPVPILGVNFGTLGFLTELTMDEIEKSIEKLLNGKFIVENRPVIRVKLTRRNGHIAIYRCVNEVVIKRDTLARIIEVELKANGKFVSTFRGDGLIVATPTGSTAYSLSAGGPIIFPTLSAMLITPICPHTLTMRPLVIDGNIVLTAQLKTTSETVMVIFDGQEGIELRKGDRLDIAKSPYDLLILRDPDKSYYQTLREKLHWG from the coding sequence ATGACTACAGAAAAGAGGAAAGCTAAATATAGAAACATTGGCATTATTTCAAACCCAACTAAAAGAGATGCAGCAGAGGGCGTCAAAAAGATAATATCGCTCCTTTTGGAAAAGGGAGCGGTTGTCTGGACAGAAGAGGAAACAGCATCGTTGTTACCACAAGAGATGGTAAAAAAAGTAAAAGTCGTTGATAGAGTGTGCCTCCCAGACAAAATTGAAGTAATGATAGTTCTTGGAGGTGATGGAACCTTTTTAAACGTCGCAAGGCTTATAGACAAAAAACCCGTTCCCATCTTAGGCGTAAACTTTGGAACTTTAGGATTTTTAACAGAATTAACTATGGACGAAATAGAAAAAAGCATAGAAAAACTTTTAAACGGAAAGTTTATAGTCGAAAACAGACCTGTAATAAGAGTGAAATTAACAAGAAGAAACGGCCACATAGCCATCTACAGATGCGTTAATGAAGTGGTAATAAAGAGAGATACATTAGCACGAATAATAGAGGTTGAACTAAAAGCAAATGGAAAGTTTGTCAGTACTTTCAGAGGTGACGGCCTTATAGTTGCAACGCCAACAGGTTCTACAGCCTACTCACTATCAGCCGGCGGACCCATAATATTTCCTACGTTAAGCGCCATGCTTATAACACCTATATGCCCCCACACGCTCACCATGAGACCACTCGTAATAGACGGAAACATTGTATTAACTGCGCAGCTAAAAACGACAAGTGAAACGGTAATGGTGATTTTTGATGGTCAGGAAGGAATAGAACTGAGAAAAGGGGATAGATTGGACATAGCAAAATCACCCTACGACCTTCTCATACTGAGAGATCCCGACAAATCGTACTATCAAACCTTAAGAGAAAAGCTCCACTGGGGGTAG
- a CDS encoding ATP-binding protein yields the protein MACKECSGTGWIIIKSNGRREAVRCRCQFDILKKEFSRNSGIPSRYKKCKFSNFKPETIYQKRALRLCKEFFKLYPFVDKGLVLYGPPGVGKTHLAVALLKNILIYKGLRGKFVDFRNLLIDIKTTFDTKESSQELLHRVMEAPLLILDDVGAERTTDWAKDILSTIINYRYTKNLPTIITTNLSFNSPLDDSFSSRFDKRTESRIYEMCKLVRVEGNDYRKEES from the coding sequence ATGGCCTGTAAAGAGTGTTCCGGAACAGGATGGATTATTATAAAAAGCAACGGCAGAAGGGAAGCGGTAAGGTGCAGGTGCCAGTTTGACATATTAAAAAAAGAGTTTTCCAGGAATTCAGGCATTCCAAGCAGATATAAGAAGTGTAAATTTTCCAACTTTAAACCTGAAACGATATACCAGAAGAGAGCTTTAAGGCTCTGTAAAGAATTCTTTAAACTCTATCCATTTGTTGATAAAGGGCTCGTACTTTACGGACCACCCGGTGTTGGGAAAACACACCTTGCAGTTGCTCTTCTTAAAAACATCTTAATCTACAAGGGATTAAGAGGAAAGTTCGTCGATTTCAGAAACCTTCTAATAGACATTAAAACAACATTTGACACAAAAGAATCGTCTCAGGAACTGCTCCACAGAGTAATGGAAGCTCCTCTCCTCATACTTGATGATGTTGGTGCAGAAAGAACAACAGACTGGGCAAAGGATATCCTATCTACAATCATAAACTACAGATACACAAAAAATCTACCTACAATAATAACGACCAACCTCAGTTTCAACTCACCGCTTGATGACAGCTTCTCTTCCCGTTTTGACAAAAGAACAGAATCAAGAATCTATGAAATGTGTAAATTAGTAAGGGTGGAAGGAAATGACTACAGAAAAGAGGAAAGCTAA
- the priA gene encoding primosomal protein N' produces MFAEVALNIPLDKTFIYKVPETVSSKPEVGKRVIVPFGKSDFLKTGIIVSLKETSSEIEETYIKEIFDIPDDFVLFTEKNIKLAEEIARRYASAIGEVLFFFLPSGFIIEETSYVYLKRNEHVKGKTEQQIIKYLKSKKGRVKLITLVRAIKGKSTYSTVKNLIRKGIIGKEEDITYTLLPTQKVAVLKEIKPVKGKKELEAIEILKKIKEIPIKDLNKRGISYNTIKRLTNKGIIEIEEREHLIDIKKQVLTDNRKIILTADQKRALNAILNGKNETFLLYGVTGSGKMEVYLHAALETVKKGKSVLILVPELLLTPELRARVESYFGENIVVFHSKLSKKELVSQWLKAVKGKSKVFIGTRMSLMLPIKDLGLIIVDEEQDTSYKEQQKPLYHAREMAVKRGSIEKCPVILVSATPSVESYYRASIEKYRALELKKRVSNIPLPYIKVVNLKEEKRVGIFSESLISAIKNTVKKGEQVLLFINRRGFFSSGFCPKCGFVAECDDCAVPLVYHKNMNRLICHICGKKYKPLFRCPECGTKLEFKGYGTERVEEEVKVLFPDFRIVRLDQDTVKNPTKGAKLIADIKNGNYDIIVGTQIASKGHNFPKLTLVAVLMADTGYLLPDFRSAERTFQTIVHTTGRAGRFKPGAAIIQAFDPENPAVKYAAEYKFDLFYKEEIEARKIFNYPPFSYPVLLEFQIEKTSKFGKIEEKFNILKEKIKPYFNVPPLNPAPIPKVSGRYRFITFMRAATEENLLKGIEILKREMPVLFRGVRYRIDVDPVYLL; encoded by the coding sequence TTGTTTGCCGAAGTGGCTTTAAACATACCTCTTGATAAAACGTTTATATATAAAGTGCCTGAAACGGTATCTTCAAAACCGGAAGTAGGTAAGCGCGTAATAGTTCCCTTTGGTAAAAGTGACTTTTTAAAAACAGGAATAATCGTTTCTCTAAAAGAAACGAGTAGCGAGATAGAAGAAACCTACATAAAGGAAATATTTGATATACCGGACGATTTTGTCCTATTTACAGAAAAAAACATAAAACTTGCAGAGGAAATTGCCAGAAGGTACGCTTCGGCTATTGGCGAAGTTCTATTTTTCTTTCTCCCTTCAGGATTCATCATTGAAGAAACAAGTTACGTCTATCTTAAAAGAAACGAACATGTTAAGGGAAAAACCGAACAGCAGATAATAAAATACCTTAAAAGTAAGAAAGGAAGAGTAAAACTCATCACACTTGTAAGAGCTATTAAGGGGAAATCAACCTATTCCACCGTCAAAAATCTTATAAGAAAGGGAATCATAGGAAAGGAAGAGGATATAACGTACACCCTTCTCCCAACTCAAAAAGTTGCAGTTCTAAAAGAAATCAAACCGGTAAAAGGAAAAAAAGAGTTAGAAGCCATTGAAATCTTAAAAAAGATAAAAGAAATACCAATAAAAGACTTAAATAAAAGAGGGATCTCCTACAACACGATAAAGAGACTCACCAATAAAGGCATTATAGAAATTGAAGAGAGAGAACACCTGATAGACATTAAAAAACAGGTACTTACAGACAATAGAAAAATAATTCTGACAGCCGATCAGAAAAGAGCACTTAACGCAATACTGAATGGAAAAAATGAAACATTCCTCCTTTATGGAGTAACCGGCTCTGGAAAGATGGAAGTTTATCTCCACGCTGCACTTGAAACAGTCAAGAAGGGAAAAAGCGTTCTCATACTGGTTCCAGAACTTTTACTAACACCTGAATTAAGAGCAAGGGTGGAAAGTTACTTTGGCGAAAATATTGTTGTTTTTCATAGTAAACTCAGTAAAAAAGAGTTAGTCTCTCAGTGGTTAAAAGCTGTCAAAGGAAAGAGCAAGGTTTTCATAGGCACAAGAATGTCTCTTATGCTTCCCATAAAAGACTTAGGATTAATAATCGTAGATGAAGAACAAGACACATCCTACAAAGAGCAGCAGAAGCCTCTCTACCATGCAAGGGAAATGGCCGTTAAAAGGGGAAGTATAGAAAAGTGTCCTGTAATACTTGTATCGGCAACACCATCAGTTGAAAGCTACTACAGAGCATCTATTGAAAAATATAGAGCCTTAGAACTTAAAAAAAGAGTATCAAATATACCGCTTCCATACATAAAGGTGGTGAATCTGAAAGAGGAAAAAAGGGTTGGCATATTTTCTGAATCACTAATTTCAGCCATAAAAAACACGGTGAAAAAAGGTGAACAGGTACTCCTCTTCATCAACAGGAGAGGTTTCTTCTCATCAGGGTTTTGCCCAAAGTGCGGTTTTGTGGCAGAGTGTGACGACTGCGCTGTTCCTCTCGTCTATCACAAAAACATGAACAGGCTTATATGTCATATATGCGGTAAAAAGTATAAACCTCTCTTCAGGTGCCCCGAATGCGGAACAAAACTTGAATTTAAAGGCTACGGAACAGAAAGGGTTGAAGAAGAAGTTAAAGTTCTCTTTCCCGATTTCAGAATCGTAAGGCTTGACCAGGACACTGTAAAAAACCCAACAAAAGGCGCCAAACTGATAGCAGATATAAAAAACGGAAACTACGACATAATTGTAGGGACACAAATAGCAAGTAAGGGACACAATTTTCCAAAACTTACCCTTGTTGCTGTTCTAATGGCAGACACGGGATACCTTCTTCCGGACTTTCGTTCGGCAGAAAGAACATTTCAAACAATCGTACATACAACAGGTAGAGCAGGAAGATTTAAACCTGGCGCTGCTATTATTCAAGCCTTTGACCCTGAAAATCCCGCAGTCAAATATGCAGCAGAGTACAAGTTTGATCTGTTCTACAAAGAAGAAATAGAGGCAAGAAAAATTTTTAATTATCCACCTTTTTCATACCCTGTGCTTTTAGAATTCCAGATAGAAAAGACCTCTAAGTTTGGCAAAATTGAAGAGAAATTCAATATTCTGAAAGAAAAGATAAAACCTTACTTTAATGTGCCACCACTCAACCCGGCTCCCATACCAAAAGTGTCTGGAAGATACAGATTTATAACCTTTATGAGGGCAGCAACTGAGGAAAACCTTTTAAAAGGTATAGAGATACTTAAGAGAGAAATGCCCGTACTTTTCAGGGGCGTAAGGTATAGAATTGATGTTGACCCTGTTTATCTTCTCTGA
- a CDS encoding glycosyltransferase family 2 protein encodes MTTLSVSMIVKNGEKYLSDVLRSVEDLADEIIVVDSGSTDKTVEIAKSYGAKVVFRKFDNFINQKNYALSLCTKDWVLFLDDDEVVDEKLKREIELVKKQNSEYKGFYINRLTNYLGKWIKHAWYPDWQLRLARRDSCRWEGDEVHETLKVNGKTGYLKGNLLHYSYPDIETHLKKLNLYTTLYAKGTHKRGKRFSKTKLITSSIGAFIRRYFIKKGFLDGFEGFVVSVMSSYYTFLKYLKLWEIEKRSEKR; translated from the coding sequence ATGACAACACTGTCTGTATCAATGATTGTCAAAAACGGTGAAAAATACCTGAGCGATGTCTTAAGAAGTGTAGAAGACCTGGCTGATGAAATAATCGTGGTAGATTCAGGTTCGACAGACAAAACAGTTGAGATAGCAAAAAGCTACGGTGCTAAAGTTGTTTTCAGAAAATTCGATAACTTCATAAACCAGAAAAACTATGCTCTATCACTCTGTACAAAGGATTGGGTCCTCTTTCTTGACGATGATGAAGTTGTTGACGAAAAACTAAAAAGAGAGATTGAACTTGTAAAGAAACAAAATTCAGAGTACAAAGGTTTTTATATAAACAGACTCACAAATTACCTTGGAAAATGGATAAAACACGCATGGTACCCTGACTGGCAGCTGAGACTTGCAAGGAGAGACTCTTGCAGATGGGAAGGTGATGAGGTTCATGAAACGTTAAAAGTTAACGGAAAAACGGGTTATCTTAAGGGAAACCTCCTCCACTACTCATATCCAGATATAGAAACGCACCTTAAAAAGCTCAACCTATACACAACACTTTACGCTAAAGGTACTCACAAAAGAGGCAAAAGATTTTCAAAAACAAAACTTATAACCTCGTCCATTGGAGCATTCATCAGAAGATACTTCATAAAGAAAGGATTCCTGGACGGATTTGAAGGATTCGTTGTGTCGGTTATGAGTTCTTATTATACTTTTTTAAAATATTTAAAACTGTGGGAAATTGAGAAGAGGAGCGAAAAGAGATGA
- the ispE gene encoding 4-(cytidine 5'-diphospho)-2-C-methyl-D-erythritol kinase translates to MKIILPSPAKINLSLWVNGKRDDGYHDILTVFHTINVFDYISIQQSGQLELNVAGSTVVPAGNDNLIIKACEVFSKHTGIKPKVSITLEKHIPIGAGLGGGSSNAALVLKGLNMLYNYPVDEDKLMGMAAEIGSDVAFFLKGGLAVGYGRGEKLIFYGKQKFNILLVYPNIFCSTAEVYKHLPPIKREMGIEDAERLILIPLMKGDFNTLRENMWNDLESSAAPCIKEVMEAKKLVEEVVGSKVLMSGSGSSLFAIIDKNKKIDITPLQRKGWWVKFCSAI, encoded by the coding sequence ATGAAGATAATATTACCATCTCCGGCAAAGATAAATTTATCCCTTTGGGTTAACGGGAAAAGGGATGACGGTTATCATGATATTCTGACTGTTTTTCATACCATTAACGTTTTTGATTACATTTCCATTCAGCAGTCAGGACAACTTGAATTGAATGTTGCAGGGTCGACTGTTGTTCCGGCAGGAAATGACAATTTGATAATCAAGGCTTGTGAAGTATTTTCAAAGCATACAGGTATAAAACCGAAGGTTAGTATAACCCTTGAAAAACACATACCCATTGGGGCTGGACTTGGAGGTGGAAGCTCCAATGCTGCTCTTGTTTTAAAGGGTTTAAATATGCTATATAACTATCCTGTTGATGAAGATAAATTGATGGGCATGGCTGCAGAGATAGGTTCTGATGTTGCCTTTTTTCTTAAGGGAGGACTTGCGGTAGGTTACGGTAGAGGGGAAAAGCTTATATTCTACGGCAAACAGAAATTTAATATTCTTCTTGTTTATCCAAATATCTTCTGTTCAACGGCGGAAGTTTATAAACATCTTCCACCAATAAAGAGAGAAATGGGAATAGAGGATGCTGAGAGGTTGATACTTATTCCTCTTATGAAAGGTGATTTTAACACTCTAAGAGAGAATATGTGGAATGACCTTGAGTCTTCTGCTGCACCCTGTATAAAAGAAGTTATGGAAGCTAAAAAGTTAGTTGAAGAGGTTGTAGGTTCAAAGGTTTTAATGAGTGGAAGTGGTTCAAGCCTTTTTGCTATCATAGATAAAAATAAAAAAATAGACATTACCCCCTTGCAAAGAAAGGGCTGGTGGGTTAAATTTTGTTCTGCAATTTGA